The following nucleotide sequence is from Candidatus Binatia bacterium.
GGACGTGATCGGTTTTCACACGCACGACTACATGGAATACTTCCTCCGCTGCGTGCAGCGCATTCTGGGCTATAAACACCGGATCGGGCACCTCGCCGTCGGCAACCGCATGGTCAAGGTGGGCGCTTTTCCCATGGGCGTGGACTTCAAGAAGTTTCACTCCGCGGCCAAGAGTCCGGAGGGGCTCAAGAAAAAGACCGAGCTCAGAAAAACCTTCGGCGATACGAAGATCATCCTCTCCGTCGACCGACAGGATTATTCTAAAGGGATCATCCACCGGCTCCAGGGCTTCGAGACGATGCTCGAGCGGAATCCCGACTGGCACGGCAAGGTCACGCTGTTCATGATCGTGGTGCCTTCGCGGATCGGCATTCAGGATTACGAAGGGATGAAAAAACAGATCGAAGAGCTGGTCGGGCGGATCAACGGGAAATTCGGCGCGATCCATTGGGCGCCGATCAACTATCATTACCGCTCGGTGCCTTTCGACACGCTGGTGGCCTTGTATGCCCTGAGCGACGTCGCGTTGGTGACGCCTCTCAGGGACGGCATGAATCTGGTGGCGAAGGAATACATCGCCTCAAGGACCGACAGAACCGGGGTTTTGATTCTCAGCGAAATGGCGGGCGCGGCCAAGGAGCTGGGAGAAGCGATCATCGTGAATCCCAACCATCGGGAAGAGATCGCCGAGGCGTTGAAGCTTGCGCTGGAGATGCCCTGCAAAGAACAGATTCGGCGCAATCGGACCATGCAGAACCGGCTCAGGCGTTCCGACGTAGCCCATTGGGCGATGGGCTTTATGAGAGAGGTCGTTGCTATCAACGGCCTCCGGGAGAGACCGGACGCGAAGCCGCTCGGCGCCGCGGCGAGAACCGCAATGCTCCGCCACTACGACCGAAGCGCCCGCCGGCTGTTCTTGTTGGACTACGACGGCACCCTCGTGCCCTTCGCCAGCCATCCTCATCTCGCGAAGCCGGAGCCCAAACTGCTGAGGCTACTCGACAGCCTTTCTGCGGACCCAAGAAATCAATTGGTCCTGCTGAGCGGCCGGGACAAGGCGACGCTTGAAGATTGGTTCGGGTCCGTGAAGATAGATCTTGTGGCCGAACACGGCGCATTGGTCAAAGAACACGCTCAGCCGTGGGAACTGGTCAAGCCGCTGACCGCCCATTGGAAAACAAAGTTGATCCCGATACTGAAAACGTATGCGGATCGCGTGGCGGGAACGTTCATCGAAGAGAAGGAATTTTCCGCGGTCTGGCATTATCGCAACGCCGATCCGGAACGGGGCTCTCTGGCGGCGCACGAATTGACCGACGATCTGCTGGCATTTACCGCCAACATCGACGTTCAGGTGCTGCAGGCCAATAAGGCGGTGGAAGTAAAAAATCCGGGCGTCCACAAGGGAATCGCCAGCCAGCGCTGGCTCGCCAAAGGCGGTTTCGATTTTGTCCTGGCGATCGGCGACGATCGGACCGACGAAGATGCGTTCGGCGTGCTGCCTGAAAAGGCCTATTCGATTCGGGTCGGCAGAGGTCTAACCCGGGCGCGATTTCAATTGGGAAGTCCGGACGATGTACTGAGTCTTTTGGACGCCCTCGTGAAACGCGGCGCCGGCGAAGTTTTTCACCCGATAGCCGGCGGAGCTCCAACATATCACTGAGCTTAAAACCAGCTTCACGAACCCACGTAAATATTCCCACTATTAATACTTTTTGACTTGCCGGTTACAGGGGTTGTCGGCTACAAGCGCGATATTATTACTTAATTTATTTGGCATGACCGTTGCTGAATTTATTGAGTTAGATTCACCCGCCATGCCCCGCGCCCATAAGCGAGGCGGAAAGGAGAGCGACGTGAAATCGGTTATGAAAAAAACTTTACTTGGCGTTTCGCTTATCGTGCTTATGTTCACTTCCCTTGCGGGGTGTGTCGTTTACGACCCCGATCCCTATCCGCGTTACTACTATCGCGAACGCTATTATTCGTATCGACCTTATTACTACAGCCGACCTTATTACTACCGCTACTACGGTTACTCCCAAGGGGATTATCGTGATTAGAACGTGGAAGGAATGAGGCGAGGAGAAAATTATGATGCATGCATCTGAGGTCAGTCGCTCGACACCGGAGGATATGGCGTCCCTGTTTCAGCCGGACAGTCTTCTTCCGGTTCAGTATTTCGATAACTTTCATAGGAAGGTTCAAACCGAACCGGAGAAAAGGCTGATGCTGGCCGTCTTGGAAGACGCGCTCGCTTGTTTCCAAAAGCACTTTTCCTCGCGCGGCGGCAGGGGATTGAGGTTATTCCGCGAGACCGAGGAGTGGATCTTTCGGGGCGACAACAGCCAGCCCTTTTCTTTCACCAATATTTGCGAAGTCGTCGGATTCGACCCGGAATACGTGCGCCAAGGCTTGCTCAAGTGGAGAGTGAAAAAGATCGATGATCTTTCCAAAATCGTATTTTCCCAACTTGAACCGAAGCAAAATGGAACGCCGGTGCGCAAAATCACGGAAGCACCACGACGGCATCCCGAAACTAGAAGCCGCATGATCGGCCTCGGAGTATAGGGCCTTTTCAAGATGGCGATGGGTTGAAAGGTTTGAGTGTCAGGGAACTATCCAGAGATAAAGAGTATGGGTATGAAATCGGGTATCCGCCACCGTCTCCGTTTTCGTCGGCGTCCATCCTTCTATGCCGAAGTCGTGCGACACCACCCGCGCCCCTGACCGAAGCTTGCGCAGTTTAGGCTCGATCTTGTTGTTGAAATCCGGGAACATGTAAAGCGTCACGACGCTGGCTTCCGAGATATCTGCATTCAAAGCATCTTCCTCGCGAAACTTTACGAGATGATCGACTCCCTCCACGCTGGCCCGCGAGCGTGCGCGATCGATCAGCTCGCCGTCGATTTCTATCCCTACGGCGCTTGCGCCATACTTCTTAGCGGCCCGGATGACGATGCGGCCGTCGCCGCTGCCGATGTCGTAAACCACGTCGGTCGCTTTCACTTCGGCCAGTTCCAACATCCGGTCCACGACCCCGGACGGCGTAGGAATAAACGGAACCTCGCCCTTTCTCCAGAGGACCGAATTCGACCCGCAACCGATGAAAAAACAGGAAAGAAAAAAGAGCGCGCGCGAGCTGAATCGTTTCATCTGAA
It contains:
- a CDS encoding class I SAM-dependent methyltransferase, with product MKRFSSRALFFLSCFFIGCGSNSVLWRKGEVPFIPTPSGVVDRMLELAEVKATDVVYDIGSGDGRIVIRAAKKYGASAVGIEIDGELIDRARSRASVEGVDHLVKFREEDALNADISEASVVTLYMFPDFNNKIEPKLRKLRSGARVVSHDFGIEGWTPTKTETVADTRFHTHTLYLWIVP
- a CDS encoding bifunctional alpha,alpha-trehalose-phosphate synthase (UDP-forming)/trehalose-phosphatase encodes the protein MKTGNTPGRRIIIVSNRLPFTVEQENGEVRFRESAGGVATGLKSLLETMPPLLSTKPDYLWVGWPGGAISDRQKSEVQAKARSEFRSHGVFLSEEDFENFYQGFCNKTIWPLFHYFPANAGYDENYWLQYKKVNEVFAASLLEVARQDDILWIHDYHLMLLPDLLRRKLPRVRIGFFLHIPFPQLEIFRLLPAKWRREILEGLLGADVIGFHTHDYMEYFLRCVQRILGYKHRIGHLAVGNRMVKVGAFPMGVDFKKFHSAAKSPEGLKKKTELRKTFGDTKIILSVDRQDYSKGIIHRLQGFETMLERNPDWHGKVTLFMIVVPSRIGIQDYEGMKKQIEELVGRINGKFGAIHWAPINYHYRSVPFDTLVALYALSDVALVTPLRDGMNLVAKEYIASRTDRTGVLILSEMAGAAKELGEAIIVNPNHREEIAEALKLALEMPCKEQIRRNRTMQNRLRRSDVAHWAMGFMREVVAINGLRERPDAKPLGAAARTAMLRHYDRSARRLFLLDYDGTLVPFASHPHLAKPEPKLLRLLDSLSADPRNQLVLLSGRDKATLEDWFGSVKIDLVAEHGALVKEHAQPWELVKPLTAHWKTKLIPILKTYADRVAGTFIEEKEFSAVWHYRNADPERGSLAAHELTDDLLAFTANIDVQVLQANKAVEVKNPGVHKGIASQRWLAKGGFDFVLAIGDDRTDEDAFGVLPEKAYSIRVGRGLTRARFQLGSPDDVLSLLDALVKRGAGEVFHPIAGGAPTYH